ATAAAGCCCTATCATGCCCGTGTTTACCTGAACGGCGAAGCGAACGCGGCTTTCCTTGATTTTCGCAATAATCGCGTCGCGCATATCGGCATAGCCGACCGGCATTTCGGCAAGGCTCAGCGCGACGGGAATCAATACGCCGTCTTTCGGCGTTCCCATGCTCTTTCGCTCGTCATTCATTCCGGTTTGCCCTCCGCTTCCTGTATGACATCCAAAGCATATGGGATTTTACGCATCCGGTTTTGCAGTTTTGCGGCTTTTGTCCTGCCATCCATCGGTTTCGTCGTGCTTTTAGGGATAACCCATATTTTCCCGAGACGTTCCGCGCCTGCAATTTGTCCCTTGACGCAGAGCAATTGCACTTGGCGTGTCGTAATGCCCCATAGTTCGGCGGCTTCTTTCGCTGTCATTGAATCCATAGCGGTACCTCTGCTGTTCCTTAAAATGCTAACAGTGTCATTATATATCGTTTTTACGAAAATAACAACTGCTTGCAGGAATAAACTTCCTTGAAAAACGACCTTGACAAAACGTGTCTTTGGTGCTGTTTCTTTGTTCTGTCACCGTTTCACCTTGTACCTCCGATTTCGATTCGCCCCAGTCGCGACAACGATTCCCTCGGCGACAAGTTCCGCCAGCAGCCTTCGGGCCGTCGATGTTGCGCGGTCAATCATCGCCGCCGCTTCAGCCGCCGTAACCTCGCCGTTTCCCTGCAGGTATGCGAGCAATGTGTCGCGAATGGCTTTATCGCTCGTTTGCGCGTTATCGCTCATGCCGATGAGCGATAACGGTACGGTGGTCCTAAATATATCGCCCTCTATCAGTTCCGGTTCTCCGCCGTTTGTATAGATTTTCGTGTACTTATACAGATTGCGAACGCCGGAGCCGAGTGCGTCGGCGTAGCCGATGTTTACAAAGAAGTTCGCAATCAGCGGATTTTTCGGCTGCGGTGTGAATGTTTCGGGGGTAAGCTTGCCGGGTAATTTTGGCAAGCACCAATTTTCGGTAACGATGCGGTCACGCTCGATGATGACCTTCGCCGGAACCGTGCTGGTAAATTCGCGATGCGCCAGAATGTTGCTCACAAGCTCGCGGGCCATTTTGGAGCGCGGACTGATTGACAAAACGCCCTCGATATAAAACCTGTCAAGCGTATGTTTGGAAATAAATTCCATAATCTTGTCAAACGCCTCGATGAGGTTGCACGACACGCGCAAACGGTCGTCGTAGCGGTCCAAGTTATCGCGGCGCAGAATACAATCTGTGACATAGCCTGGAAGAACGGAGCGGATCACTTCCTCGCGACCCAACAACAATATCGCCGCGAGCGTGTAGCCGGGATGACCGGATTCTCGATCAAGTTGATACAGCCCCGCGCTCTTCAGAATGTCTATATCGGGCATACTTTTCCACGGGTGGTCAACAATGCGCGTCGTCGCCATGATCCGGACTTTTGGCATCAGGTCATCCAGAAGCAAATCGCGCGCAGTGATGAAGGGGTAGATTTTGTCCTCTGTTGACAATCCCTTTTTGCGCGCGCCTATTTGCCATATCAAATCAGGGCTGCGTGTGACATCAAAGTCGCCGTCGGCGTTGCGGTCGAAAATTTTGCTGTTGTACATCACAAGCTGTGAGGTCAGCGGAACGTGGCAATACAGAATCATTTTGCCGTCAATCTCAGCTTCCTCAAGTTCGACAAACAGCGTTGGCTGGAACATTTGAGGATTGTTGAGCGCGTTTGCGAAGTCTTTTTTCAGTTGTTTGACAGCCTCCGGCGCGACGCCTGTGACAGTGCCGTCGTCCTCAACGCCGAGAAGCACATCTCCGCCGTATCGGTTTGAGAAGGCGCATACCGTCTCATATACCGTATGCGACAATTTGTCGTGACAGCGTTTGAATTCGACAGTCAGCCCCTCGCCGTCGCGAAGCAATTTTTGGATTTTAGCGTTCATCACGGCACTCCCTTCGAAGAGAACACTCAATGTTTTAAGCAGCCGATTGGCACGATGTACACGCCGTCGGAGCGACGATAGGCCAGTTCCGTCGCCGTTAGCACCATCAGGAAAGAGGGCGCGCGCATTTTGTCCACATTCACTTTGCCGCGGAGCGTTTTCAGATTTGCGGCGGCGGTTTCTATCTCTGCTGCCCCCATCTTGACCTCTATCGCGCCCCAGCGTCCGTCTTTCAAATGCACGATAGCGTCCGCTTCCAATCCGTTTTTGTCGCGATAATGAAACACCTCACCGTCCATCGCCTGCGCGTAAACGCGCAAGTCGCGTATGCAGAGAGATTCAAAGAGCAGCCCGAACGTGTTGAAATCCGAAAGCAAACTGTCCGGCGTGGCGCGGAGCACGGCGGTGGCGATTGACGGGTCGATAAAATGACGTTTCGGAGAAGTCCGCAGTGCGGTTTTGGAGCGCATGGCCGGATTCCAAGCGGGCAGATCCTCCACGACGTAAATGCGGCGCAGCGCATTGAGATAAGCGGCGATTGTCTTTTCGGATATGGAGTCCTCGTCCCCGGCCATGTCTTTTCGGATCGTCGTCATATTCGCCATGGTGGACACGTTCCGAGCGAGCGAACGCATCAGAGTCCGGACGCGCACGGGATTTTTCTCCACACCGTCCACGCGGGACACGTCCGTATGGATCACCGCGTCCACATAGTCGTACACGCGCCGCAAAGCGACAGATTCCTTTTCGCCGATTGACGCGGGCCAGCCGCCTCTTGTCAGCGCAAACGCCAGCCTTTCAAGGGTGAGCGCCGACATTCCATCGCCGTCGCAGCAGTTGTCGAACAACGTTTCCAGCGAAATATCGCCGCTTGATTCCAGAGATTCAAAGAGGGTCATCGTCCGCATAAGAAGCCGCGAGATCCGACCCGTGCCGGTGTGCCGGACGGCATTGTCTTTCGGCACGGCGGAACCGGTCAGGATAAACTGGCTGCTTTCCCCCCGCTGGTCCACCGCGAAACGCACGGCGTCCCACAGCACCGGAGCCATTTGCCACTCGTCAATCAGGCGCGGCGTTTTGCCCCTCAAAAGCAGCGACGGTTTCGTGTCGGCGGCCTTGAGGTACGATTCGGTGTAATCCGGGTCCTGCATCAGCAGTTTGCTCGCCGCCCGTTCCGTCGCTGTTCTGGTCTTTCCGCACCATTTCGGTCCCTCGATCAGCACCGCACCGGATGCCTCCAACGCGGCGGTCAGCACATCGTCCGCAATGCGCTTCAAATATTTCCGTTCCATGGCCCCAGCGCCTCCCAATCGCGTTGCGATGTGCTATGGCATAAGCATAGCACGCGGTTCCGAGTTTGTCAAACATTTGATTCCGAGTTTGGCCTATTTTTGATTCCGAGTTTGGCGCAACGGCACAGGAGAGCCCCTTCCAGCGGGCGGCCGTGCCGAACGCAGAACCATCTCGTCCGCCTCCCTGACGCCATTGCCCTGATCCTTAAAATACACCGTGGCCCACTATATGCTGTGAAAAAACACAACATATAGTGGGCCACGGTTTTGAGAACAGTCCCGAAGAGCCAGCTTTTTACAGCCACGCGCCGAAGCGGCGGATGTAGAAGCGTTTGACCGCTTGGGCGGCGGCGAAGTAGCCGGCGAGGAGAAGGGCGAGCCAGGGGGCGAAGCGGAGCGGCAGCGGGGCCATGTCGAGGCCGACCGCGAGACCGGAGAAGCCCATCACCAGCGGGAGAACGGCGAC
This DNA window, taken from Oscillospiraceae bacterium, encodes the following:
- a CDS encoding helix-turn-helix domain-containing protein, producing the protein MDSMTAKEAAELWGITTRQVQLLCVKGQIAGAERLGKIWVIPKSTTKPMDGRTKAAKLQNRMRKIPYALDVIQEAEGKPE
- a CDS encoding putative DNA binding domain-containing protein; the encoded protein is MNAKIQKLLRDGEGLTVEFKRCHDKLSHTVYETVCAFSNRYGGDVLLGVEDDGTVTGVAPEAVKQLKKDFANALNNPQMFQPTLFVELEEAEIDGKMILYCHVPLTSQLVMYNSKIFDRNADGDFDVTRSPDLIWQIGARKKGLSTEDKIYPFITARDLLLDDLMPKVRIMATTRIVDHPWKSMPDIDILKSAGLYQLDRESGHPGYTLAAILLLGREEVIRSVLPGYVTDCILRRDNLDRYDDRLRVSCNLIEAFDKIMEFISKHTLDRFYIEGVLSISPRSKMARELVSNILAHREFTSTVPAKVIIERDRIVTENWCLPKLPGKLTPETFTPQPKNPLIANFFVNIGYADALGSGVRNLYKYTKIYTNGGEPELIEGDIFRTTVPLSLIGMSDNAQTSDKAIRDTLLAYLQGNGEVTAAEAAAMIDRATSTARRLLAELVAEGIVVATGANRNRRYKVKR
- a CDS encoding DUF4143 domain-containing protein — translated: MERKYLKRIADDVLTAALEASGAVLIEGPKWCGKTRTATERAASKLLMQDPDYTESYLKAADTKPSLLLRGKTPRLIDEWQMAPVLWDAVRFAVDQRGESSQFILTGSAVPKDNAVRHTGTGRISRLLMRTMTLFESLESSGDISLETLFDNCCDGDGMSALTLERLAFALTRGGWPASIGEKESVALRRVYDYVDAVIHTDVSRVDGVEKNPVRVRTLMRSLARNVSTMANMTTIRKDMAGDEDSISEKTIAAYLNALRRIYVVEDLPAWNPAMRSKTALRTSPKRHFIDPSIATAVLRATPDSLLSDFNTFGLLFESLCIRDLRVYAQAMDGEVFHYRDKNGLEADAIVHLKDGRWGAIEVKMGAAEIETAAANLKTLRGKVNVDKMRAPSFLMVLTATELAYRRSDGVYIVPIGCLKH